The genomic region AAAGAAAGGTTAATAGCTTACTTGCGATCGCAAGGAGTTGACCCTAATAGTTTACCTAATCATGCCAAGTAAATTGGCTATGTAAATGTAGGCGGAACTTATCTAACATTTTGTCATCCCATTCATTAGGAACAGATACAAGAGAGTTGTTGAAAAATAAGGGATAATAATCAAGCAGACAAGTAGGGTGATATTAATGAAGTTGCGGGGAATTATTAAATGCGATCTCCCAAAGGGAGTGCTTTGCAATCGCATTTATATCCCGTTTTCTCAACCCAATCGACAAAACCAGTCGGTTTTCAACCGACTTGCGCTGTCGGGTAAGGGTTGGACATCACTATCCTTCCCTCCCCTAAGAACCGGACTTGACGGTTTCCCATCATCCGGCTCAAGCCTTACTTCAAGCCTTTCAACTTGGGTTTTGAGTGTACCTGTTTATGACACGCTGAGTGCAAATGCTTCAGGTTTTCTATGTCGTCCAGACCACCTTTTGCAACAGGTACTATGTGGTGGGTTTCGATTCCATCTCCATTGAGTAGTGGTTCACCGCAGATGGGACATTTCCAGTTTTGGATTTTGGCTACCTCATAATATTTCGAGCCTTTATCCCAATGTGATTTCCCTTTCTTTTGGTGACGTTTATTCCAATATTCTTTTAGATTTGGGTCGTCTGGGGACACACTACCCTTAACTTTTATATGGCGCTCAATTGGTGTCTTATCTATTGGATAGACCGATATCAACGATATCTTCCCACGGCGTTCCCTTTTACAAACGAACCTCCACTGATTGCCTTTTATTGATTTAAAGTAGCGGTCTTTAATCCACTTTTTGCTCTTCTGTGGGTGCCTCCGCTTTGCCCACCTCCAAAGGTATTGCCATACTCTATGAGAGATGTAATCAAAGATTTCTTTACTAACTACACCTTTGTAATAGTTAGCAAACCCTCTGAGAATCGGATTGAGTTTATTTATGACTACCTCTTGCTCTCGACCGTTTAGACTTTTGACTTCCATCCCTAGCCTCTTACAGAGAGCTAACACTTTCTTTTTCGAGGGTTTGATAAGGAGTTTGCCATCATAGTGCTTGAGGTTGAAGCCAAGGAAATCGAACCCATCTACCATTGACGTGATTAGCGTCTTCTCAGAACTGAGTTCAAGACCCTTTTCTCTCAACCATTGCTGTATCTGGTTTCGTGCCTTTTTGAGACTTTCTTTGTCTCTAGCTGTGACTATGAAATCATCAGCATATCTCACCACACCAAGTTTTGGATTGGTAGATTTTATAAAAAATTCTAATCCATGTAATCCTATATTAGCTAGTAAGGGCGATATTACCCCTCCTTGTGGTGTGCCTCGTTCTGAAGGGTTTATTTTCCCTTGGAATATGAAACCAGCTTTTAGCCATTCTTTTATCAGTTCTTTCTTAGGAAAGTCACCAATATTTTGTAGAATGGTTTCATGGGCAATGTTATCAAAGAAGCCTTTGATATCGGCTTCTAGAACCCAGTTGTCTCTGCCACTTTTCAATCTTATGAAGGAATGTGCTATGGCATCTTGACAACTTCTACCTGGTCTGAATCCATAAGAATGTTCTTCAAACACGGCTTCCCATTCAGGTTCTAGTGCGTTTTTGACTACTGTTTGCATGACTCTGTCCCTTATAGTTGGGATACCAAGGGGACGTTTCTTGCCGTTTGGTTTTGGAATCATTACCCGTCTTGTAGGACTAGGTGCGACCTCATTCCATTCAAGTATAAGTT from Cylindrospermopsis curvispora GIHE-G1 harbors:
- the ltrA gene encoding group II intron reverse transcriptase/maturase; the protein is MLVNGQRKQLENWSQINWRRIMKAVRNLRQRIFRARQLGNFRKLRSLQKLMLRSHANLLFAVRQITQTNRGKKTSGIDKEIINTPGERVKLILEWNEVAPSPTRRVMIPKPNGKKRPLGIPTIRDRVMQTVVKNALEPEWEAVFEEHSYGFRPGRSCQDAIAHSFIRLKSGRDNWVLEADIKGFFDNIAHETILQNIGDFPKKELIKEWLKAGFIFQGKINPSERGTPQGGVISPLLANIGLHGLEFFIKSTNPKLGVVRYADDFIVTARDKESLKKARNQIQQWLREKGLELSSEKTLITSMVDGFDFLGFNLKHYDGKLLIKPSKKKVLALCKRLGMEVKSLNGREQEVVINKLNPILRGFANYYKGVVSKEIFDYISHRVWQYLWRWAKRRHPQKSKKWIKDRYFKSIKGNQWRFVCKRERRGKISLISVYPIDKTPIERHIKVKGSVSPDDPNLKEYWNKRHQKKGKSHWDKGSKYYEVAKIQNWKCPICGEPLLNGDGIETHHIVPVAKGGLDDIENLKHLHSACHKQVHSKPKLKGLK